CACTCGGCCCCGATCGACGATGAGGAGCTGGCACAAGTTAGTGTCGGGGATAAACGCTCTGCACAGGTTCACCAAGTCTGTGATTCTATCGCGCGTACAAAAGCAGAGTTAATCACAGCAAAGTTTCCCAAGCTCAACCGCTGCCTCACCGGCTACGACCTGGCTCATATTCGCGACGACAAAGGCTTTAACCTCAATAGTGTTCTCTGTGGCTCAGAGGGAACCCTGGGTTTTATCGCCGAGGCAAAACTCAACCTGTTGCCAATTCCCAAATGTGTCGCTCTGGTCAATTTAAAGTACGACCATTTTCAAGAGGCGCTACGCGACGCCAAAGACCTGATGCTGGCCGGTCCCATGTCTATCGAGACAGTGGACAGCAAAGTGTTGCAGCTGGCGATGGAAGATATCGTCTGGCACAGCGTCAGTGAATTTTTCCCAGCGGATGATCGCCCGGTCAAGGGCATTAATTTAGTCGAGTACGCCGCCGATAGCGAAGAGGAATTGGAGCAGGCACTAGCCCAATTTACTGCTCATATTGATGAAGCTATTGGCCAGGCAGGTAAAAGTTTCGGTTATTCCATTGCCCGAGGCCACGCCGAGGTCAATCGAATCTGGGCCATGCGCAAACGGGCCGTGGGCTTACTGGGAAATGCCCAGGGAGAAAAACGCCCAATTCCCTTTGTCGAGGACACGGCAGTACCACCGGAAAACCTGGCAGATTTTATCGCTGAGTTCCGCACGGTATTGGATGAGGCCAATCTCGACTACGGTATGTTTGGCCATGTCGATGCGGGCGTGCTGCACGTGCGTCCGGCAATTGATATGAAAGACCCCCGGCAAGCCGCACAAATTCGTCCGATCACCGATCAGGTGGTCGCCCTCACACAGAAATATAAGGGCCTTTTGTGGGGGGAGCATGGGAAAGGTGTCAGGTCTGAATACGCACCGGAATTTTTTGGCGAGCTCTACCCAGAGCTGCAAAAAATCAAAGCCGCCTTCGATCCTCGCAACCAACTCAATCCGGGGAAAATAGCTACTCCCAGTGATGACAGCCAGCTGCTGAAAATTGACGAGGTATCCACCCGAGGCGAGCGGGACCGGCAAATTCCCGCCCAGGTCTGGGAGGGCTATGAGGAAGGTGTGCACTGCAACGGCAATGGTGCTTGCTTTAACTGGAACCCCGACGATGCCATGTGCCCTTCCTACAAGGCCACTCGCAACCGTATTCACTCTCCCAAGGGGCGCGCCTCTTTAATGCGCGAATGGCTGCGATTGCTCAGCGAAAAAAATGTTGATGCGGTCTCCAGTGCCCAGCGCCTGCGGGAACGCTCCTTTTTTGTCGGACTCCCCAAGCGCATTATCAATTCCCTGGCAAAAACCCGTGGCGAGTACGATTTCAATCACGAAGTTAACGAGGCGATGCAAGGCTGCCTGGCCTGTAAATCCTGTGTGGGGCAGTGCCCGATAAAAGTGGATGTGCCGGAGTTTCGCAGCAAATTCCTCGAACTCTACTACAGCCGCTATTTGCGTCCGCTAAAAGATTACGCCGTCGGTGGGCTGGAATTCCTGATGCCACACCTGGCCAAGCTACCTCAGTTATACAACTGGCCACTAAAACTCAAGCCAGTTTCCTTCCTGATGGAGCGCCTGTTCGGCATGGTGGACAGCCCACTGTTATCGGAAAAAACCTTGAAAGCGACTATGGCGGAGCTGGGTGTGCCTGTCGCCAGTGCCGCCTGCCTGGAGTCCTTGGGCCCGGCACAGCGCAGTCGCGCAGTGGTGATAGTGCAGGATGCTTTTACCAGTTACTTTGATGCCCAAGTGGTTGCCGACATCGTGCGCTTGCTAAAGCAGCTCGATTTTGTCCCCATGCTGGCGCCCTACCGCGCCAACGGCAAACCCCTACATGTGCACGGTTTCCTGCGCCAGTTCCAGAGGGTCGCTGAATTAAACAGCCAGATGCTTAACGACCTCGCCGCCAGCGGTATTCCCCTTGTGGGCATCGACCCCTCAATGACCCTGACTTATCGCTCCGAGTATAAAAAGCTGATGGGCGATGAGGCACCCAAGGTCCACTTGTTACAGGAATGGCTGGCTTCCCAGCGGGAGCACCTGGAACAACAGCGCCACCGCATAGCGCCCGCCAACTTCCAGCTTCTGCCCCATTGCAGTGAACAAACCAATGCCACCGCCTCGGTGAAAGACTGGCAAAATGTTTTCACTGCCCTGGGCCTGGAACTCGCTACCGAGAGCCTCGGCTGCTGCGGTATGGCCGGTACCTATGGCCACGAAGCAGATCACAAAGAGACCTCACGAGTCATTTTCCAGCAATCCTGGGCGCCCCGATTGAACAGTGGCGAAAACCAGTTGGCCACCGGCTATTCCTGTCGTTGCCAGGCCAGTCGCTTTGCAGGCGTATCCTTGCGCCATCCGCTACAGGGGCTACTGGCGCAACTGGATAAATAGGCATTTACTGACGTAAGAGGCCCATAGCTCCGGGTCTCTTACCGTCCACCCAAAGTAGCCTGCGGGAAGTGCCTATGCACAAACATCTCTCAAACCTGCTCATGCTGTTTTATGCACTGCTTGGCATCGCCGTATTGCTAGCAGCAATATCCATAAGCTCAAACTCCGGGAAACAACAATTAGGGCACCATCTATCCCAGGCCCAACACTCCCTGGCATTGGTTACTGAGGCTGAAACCTACGCCCGCACGGGCAACTACGCCGACGCACTGCCACTTTACGAAAAGGCCATCTCCTCGCTGTCCGACTATCCGGATCAACAGCAGGCCCTGCGCTACCGCTACGGTATTGTGCTCAATGCATTTAGCGCCCAAGCGCGACCTGACCTCTACCCCCTTGCCCGCGCACAGTTCGAATCGGTCCTCAATTACCTGGATGAGGGCGCGGTGCTACCGCAGTCCACCGCGAGAGTGCGGTCGGCCATGGCACACACTTACCATCAGCAAGCAGCAACGGAGAAGGAGCACACTCAGCGAGCTCATCTTCTACGCTCGGCTTACCTTCTATATAAGAGTGCAATCCAAGGCCTGCGCGAGCAGGCGGAATGGCAGAACCTTGCCATCACCTATTTCAACCTGGGGCAAGTCTGTGAATGGCAGGGCAATCTGGAGGAAGCCATCATCTGGTTGGAAAAAACGGTGAAGCTGGACATGCAGCACAAGCTGCCGGACCTCCAGGAAGACAGTGACTACTTATCCGCATTGCGCAGCCAGGTGGAACCGATACTGGAAAACCCCGAAACCGCGCTGTAAGTACTGGGGATTCCCTGCACTTTTTAATGTGACGCACCGGTTTTTCCGCTAAAACCTGCTGTTTTTTGTCATATCAGCAATATATGGAGAATAAGTCACAAATAATTTATGAGGAATTTTTTACCGTTCCAGTCATGCTAAGTAATGCCCTCCACCACTCCTAGCACGACTCTTTAGAATGACATCGCTGTCACGCAATTTTTCTCTTTTGAAACCATTTACCAAGGAGCTGGGTTCTATCCGGCCATTTCCTTCTGTACAAAATATATACAGCGCAATTTTATTGTTCTTTATATCTGAAAATTAAGCCATTTTTTTATTTTCTGTAAATAACCCGCCAATTCATACGGCTTTTTCTCGCTTTGCAGGAAAAAGTTGATACCTCAGGAATCGCCGGTAATATAGCCAGCGTTGATTAAATATTGATCAACGATTTCCAAACAAACTTGGAAATTTCACAAGCAGCCCTTGGCTTGTGACCATTTATGACCTGGAGGTAATGGGACATGATGAAACAGACTCTGCGAAATACTGCCTTTTTTATTGCTGCCTTACTCGCTATCGGTGTAAGCGTTAATGCCTCAGCAGCACTTAAGAAAACCATGATTGTTGACGCAACTGCTTACAACTCTGTACCCGGACAAACTGACAGTGATCCCTGGGTAGCAGCTTGGAACAACCGCCTGCGCCCCGGTGACAAAATTATCGCCGTATCCCGTGACCTGGAAAAACACGGTCTGACTAACGGCGCCAAAGTTAAAATTGAAGGTCTGCCTGGCACCTATACCGTGCGCGACCGTATGAACAAGCGTTTTACTAACCGAATCGATGTTTGGATGGAGAAAGACATTAAGAAAGCCCGCGCCTGGGGCAAGAAAAAACTGAAGATTGTTTTTGAACCCGTAAAGTAATTAGACCTAATTTCAACAGAGCTTGTGACCCCGCCCTCCAGCGGGGTTTTTTTATTGTTAAAAGAAATTATATCTAATCCAGAAAAAAGCAATCAGGGTTCCATCTCCATTAAAAACCCTTCTAGCTCTATACAATTTGAATTTCCGATATAAAACAGGCTCGGCTGCTGGTTCTCGGTATAGCGATGTTTTAATCCATCCTCGCCAATTAATATTAAGTATTCTGATTTTACCCAGCGCTCACCCTCCCTGTATTCCGTTAGCCATAAAAGCGATGGCTGCCCCTCGTGACAGAGCCCATAAAACATGCGGGTTTTTTCCACCAGTTTCTTGGTCATGTAATCTAGATAGCGGCCGGGATAGGTATAGCGATCAGCCTCAATACCAATTTTCTCTGGGTTTATCCCCATATCGGCGCGGCCAACTCTCTGTATATAAATTGCCAGGTTCTCGTCGCAATCAAGACAATGGCGCCCGGCAACAATGGCATAACCACTCAATTCGGAGATAAGTCGGGCTTCTTTCAGGTCAGTGGTGAGCAGCTGTCGATTGGAAAGGCGGATGCTCTCTGCGGATACCAGTGGACTTAATACAGTCACCAGCAGAATAAGGTAGCGCAGGTTCATGGGGAGGGTAACCGCAGGTTAGGTAGTACCGCCGGAGACCTGGATTCCACCATTGTCTCGCGGCGGCACTGTGATTGGGTGTGCTGTTACACAGTCGCGATTCCCTTCTCACATTAACCATAGCAGTTTGAACAAATGTCAGCCGACTTTTGCCACAACTCCCGCTGGGAATTGCCAGTCAGCCGATTCATTCTGAAGAGGGCTTACCAGCTGCCATCGGCTTCCTGAACTGGCCCAACAAAGGTAGCGATCCCCTCCTCTTTAAGAGCATCGAGCGCTTCATCCAGCGCTTCCCGCTCAGTCTCAAACGCATCTTCCCACACGGTTGAGTTGTTGTGTTCATCGACGATTTCAAGCAGCCAGCCGCCCTCACCATCTTCGTAAATATCGATCTGGACGGAAACCTCGCCCTCCCGATAGATCTGGCTCAACTCCGATTCTTTCGGTGCAAACTCTTCGCCCATGGGATTCGCCTCGCTGTGACCTTGAAATTTCGGCCAGAACTTTGACAACTTGCGGCCCGACGGTCAACTACAAATCCCTTTTCTTGCAGGTGCGGACCGCCTGCTTACTGTACGACAAGCTCCTTTTTTTGCGATAAAATGCGCGGCGATTTTTTCTGCTCCGGATTTGCGATCCGGCCCGCAACTGAGGAAGTACCATGAACCATTTTGTTGTCTGTGCACTGTATAAGTTCGTTACCCTTGAGAACTTTGAAACGCTTCGCGCCCCACTGCTGGAGGTGATGCAAGAAAACAGTGTTCGCGGCACCCTGCTGTTGGCCCAAGAGGGCATCAATGGCACTGTAGCCGGCTCCCGCGAAGGTATCGACGCGGTATTAGCCCATTTGAAGTCAGACGAGCGCCTCGCCAACCTGGACTACAAAGAGTCCATCACCCAGGCAATGCCCTTCCTGCGCAGTAAAGTGAAGCTAAAGAAAGAAATTGTCACCATGGGTGTAGAGGGCATTGATCCACTGCGCACCGTCGGCACCTATGTCAAACCCAAAGATTGGAATGCCCTGATCAGCGACCCAGAGGTTGTTGTCGTGGACACCCGCAATGACTATGAATTCCAGGTCGGTACTTTCAAGAATTCCATCAACCCGGAAACTGAGACTTTCCGCGAGTTCCCGCAGTACGTAAAAGAGAATATGGACCCGACCAAGCACAAGAAGGTCGCCATGTTCTGCACCGGCGGTATCCGCTGCGAGAAGTCCACAGCCTATATGAAAGAGCAGGGCTTTGAAGAGGTATATCACCTCCACGGCGGTATTTTGAAATACCTGGAAGAAGTCCCAGCAGAAGAATCCCTGTGGGAAGGCGAGTGCTTTGTTTTCGATGAGCGGGTGACAGTCAACCACAACCTGGAACGCGGCAAATATGATCAATGCAATGCATGCCGCATGCCCATCACTGAGGAAGACCAGCAATCTCCCCTGTTCGAGCAGGGTGTAAGCTGCCCGCACTGCCACGACAAGGTGCCTGAAGCCGACCGAGCCCGTTTCCGCGAGCGCGAAAAGCAAATTCAGCTAGCCAAACAGCGCGGCGAAGTACACATTGGCCAGGACGCCCGCGAGCAAACCGTCTCCCGCCGCGAGCAAAAGAGAGAGGAGCGTCGCCGCCAGGCTGAAGCCCAACAGGCGCGCAGCCAGCAGGCCTAACTCCTCCCCTAGAGAGCAAGAGGCTGAGGTACGACCTTTATCTGGGCTAGCCAGGCCTCTGCCTCGGCCTCCACAACGAACTCCCTAGAACTGAGCCTGCACAGGCAGGAGCCGTGGCTGGGCAGCGGACAGGTCCAGCGCCCTCGCGGATGTAACACCGCGATAAATGCCCGTCGCAGTACAGGGTTCTCAGCAATAAAGTGAATAAACTTCTGGTGTTCCTCCAGTGTGGTTTTGCTGCGCGCATAACGCAGGTCGAGTAGTACACGTAGGGGTTTTCGGTGGCGATACTTTTCCACCAGTAGTGCAATGGCTTCTATTTTGTCCTTATACCCCACCGGACCAAAAAAAAGCACACGCGCTATTCCACCCGCCGGCCGATAGCTAATATGAAAATTCATTGATAACAGCACCCGTGCGCTTGTCTTTTTTATTTTTATCGACTACAGCTTCCGCAATGCCTCTTTTTATTGTCTTACCTGTATTGAAAACGCGAAATAAGGCAGACTTTTTTCTCGTACACTCCTGATATTTACTTCTACCTCAACGGCAATCCAACATCCGTATAAAGGGTTTGACGTTTGTCGGCGAAAATACTGCACCTGTAAACCCGTTTTAATACCCTCAGCCCCAACTACATTTAATAAGCGACAAAAAACCTGCAAATACTGCCACCTAAAAATCATAAGCGGTCTATATCGCAAAAAAATATCGGCTTTATGATTTTTAAAACAATAAGTAACTAGTACGATCAAAATACCCCTGTTTTTTACCAGGTAATTCTGTGAAATATTTTGAAAGTTCTAATTTACCCAGAGCGCGACAGAAGTGGGCTATCGCTAAAAGGAAATCTGTACCATAAAACAAGGAACAAACTAGTACGGCTTACTTCAATGAGGGACACCGGGCTGCATCAATATAGAAATATTGGAGCCCGGTAAAAACAGAAAAACAAAGAAAATTATTTCTTTGTGATCAATATCGCGAATGGGTTCAACTTATTTCGATTTCCGGCATATCGCTGTCATCACTGCTGTTTAACCAGATCTGGGCAGCAGCCTTGCGGGCAATTTCGCAATAAAAACCAGCAATTTCACTATCTGGATCGGAAATAACACTGGGCTGTCCGCTATCCACATCGGCGCGGATTTTCTGTGCCAGCGGAAGCTCTCCCAGTAAATGGGTATCGTACTCTGCAGCGATTCGCTCACCGCCACCGGTACCGAAAATTGGCTCGCTGTGACCACACTTGGAACAAGTATGCAGCGCCATATTTTCCACAATACCCAGCACAGGTACCGATACCTTGCGGAACATCTCCACGCCCTTAATGGCATCTTTTAGTGCCAGGTCTTGAGGGGTAGTTACAATTACCGCACCGGCCAATGTAGTTTTCTGTGCCAGCGTCAATTGAATATCCCCGGTACCCGGGGGCATATCCACAACCAGGTAATCAAGCCCATCCCGACTTTCCCCCACAGGGTTTGACTGAGAATCTGGTTGAGCGCGCCGCTGGCCATAGGCCCGCGCCATACCGCAGGGGTCTCCTCGGTCATCAGGTACCCCAGAGACATTGTCTCTATTCCATGGGCCTCTACCGGCACAAAGAATTTCTGTTCTTTCACATGCGGGCGCTGGTCTTCAGTTCCCAGCATGGTGGGCAGGCTCGGGCCGTAGATATCAGCATCCAACAAACCAACCCGGGCACCTTCCGCCGCCAGGGCCAGGGCCAGATTGACCGCAGTCGTGGACTTGCCAACCCCGCCTTTGCCCGACGCGACAGCAACAATGTTTTTTACCTTCGCCAGAGTTTCCGGCGCCCCGGAAGTCGGCGTAGCGGGAATATCGCTGAACAGCTCAAACTGCAACTTAGAGCCTTTGAGGGGCCCGGCTTTCAACAGCGGCTGACAGCTCTCCTCCACCCGCTGGAGCCAATCTGCCTCCTGGCTCGCACACGGATATCCCAGGGTAATCCCGGCGAAAACAGTTTCGTCCTCATACCCAACTTCAATTTCTGCGTCCAAATCATCCAGCGGCAAGCCACTGGCAGGATCATGCAACTGGCCGAGGCACTCCGCCAGTCGCTCCAGTTCAGCCTGAACTTCCTGTGACAGCTCGTCATGATCGTGATGATGATCGCTCACGGTATCTCCCTCTCAGCGCTTCTAGATTGGCTCGCATTGTGTCGGATGACGCGGCCTAACACCAGCCACAGCAGCCAAACAAGGATTCACATAAGCCAGCTTGATCCCTCCACGACATAGTGCAAATCTGCTATATTCCGCGGTCTTTTGACGATCTTCGGCCCACTCTCCGTGAGTCCCTGGCCGCAACCCCACAGCGATGGAAAAACCGATGTCCGATACGCGCAACATTCTCGTCACCAGCGCACTGCCCTATGCCAATGGCTCCCTACATCTGGGCCATGTGCTCGAATATATCCAAACCGATATTTGGGCCCGCTTCCAGCGTGCGCGCGGCAATAACTGCCTGTATATCTGTGCCGACGATGCTCACGGCACTGCAATTATGCTGAAAGCTGAACAACTGGGCCTGACCCCGGAACAGCATATCGCCAATATGCAGGCAGAACACGAGCGCGACTTCGCCGACTTCCTGATTGGTGTGGACAACTACCACTCCACCCATTCAGAGGAAAACCGCGAGCTGTCGGCAATGATCTACCGCCGCCTCAGCGAAAACGGCCACATCGCGTCGCGCACTATTACCCAGGCTTTCGATCCAGAGAAACAGCTTTTCCTGGCGGATCGCTATATCAAGGGAACCTGCCCCCGCTGCAGCACGCCCGACCAGTATGGTGATAACTGTGAAGCCTGTGGCGCCACCTACAGCCCTACCGAACTGATCGATCCGGTATCAGCGATCTCCGGCGCCACTCCGATAGAAAAGGAGTCAGAGCACTTCTTCTTTACCCTGCCCGCATTCACCGAGTACCTGCGCGAGTGGACTCGCTCCGGTACCCTCCAGGATGAAGTGGCCAACAAGCTGGCCGAATGGCTGGAAGAGGGTCTGCAAGAGTGGGATATTTCCCGCGACGCCCCTTACTTCGGTTTTGAAATTCCCGATGCGCCGGGCAAATATTTCTACGTGTGGCTCGACGCTCCCATTGGCTATATGGCCAGTCTCAAAAACTACTGCGACAGCAAAGGGCTGGACTGGCAGGAGTACTGGAAAAAAGACAGCGACGCCGAGGTCTACCATTTTATCGGCAAGGATATCGTCAACTTCCACGCACTCTTTTGGCCAGCCATGCTGGACTCAGCGGACTTCCGCACCCCCAACAAAGTTTGCGTACACGGCTTCCTTACCGTAAACGGCAAGAAGATGTCCAAGTCCCGCGGCACCTTTATCAATGCCCGCAACTACCTGGATCACTTGAGCCCTGAGTATTTGCGCTACTACTTCGCCGCCAAACTGACCGGTGGCGTCGATGACCTGGATCTGAACCTGGACGATTTTATCGCCAAGGTGAACTCTGATCTGGTGGGTAAAGTAGTCAATATCGCCTCTCGCACCGCCAAGTTTGTCAGCAAGTCCGGTGGCAAGCTGGCCGGCGAACTGGCCGACGAACAATTGTGGAACCAATTTGTAGAAGCGGCTCCACGAATTGCTGAGTATTACGAGCAGCGAGAATACGCCCGCGCCATGCGCGACATTATGGCTCTGGCCGACGCCGCCAATGCCTGGATCGCCGACAAGGCTCCCTGGTCCCTGGCCAAGCAGGAGGGCACCGAAGCTGAGGTTCTGGCTATTTGCTCCCAGGGTGTGAATATGTTCCGCGCCCTGATCACCTGGCTCGCCCCGGTATTGCCCAACACTGCACAAAAAGCGGCGGAGTTCCTCAACAGTGAGCTGGATTGGAACAGCGCAACCAAACCGCTGACAGATCACGAAATCAAGAAGTTCAAACCGCTGCTGCAACGGGTTGAGAAAACCCAGGTAGATGCGGTTATGGATGCGGCTGCGGAATCCTTGGCCCAGCTACAAGCGGAAACCAAAGCTGCTACCGGCCCTCTAGCGGAGGACCCCATTGCTGAGGAAATCCAGTTTGATGACTTCGCCAAAGTAGACTTGAGGATCGCCCTGATCGCCAAAGCTGAGCATGTTGAAGGCGCCGGTAAACTGCTGCGCTTAACCCTGGATCTGGGCGGCGAAACCCGCCAGGTATTTGCCGGTATTAAAAGCGCCTACGCCCCTGAGGACCTGGAAGGTAAGCACACCGTTATGGTCGCCAACCTGGCGCCGCGTAAAATGCGCTTTGGTGTCAGTGAGGGTATGGTTCTGGCAGCAGGTCCCGGAGGTAAGGACCTGTGGATACTGGAGCCCCACGAGGGCGCCAAACCCGGTATGCGCGTAATGTAATTTTCCTGCGCTAACGCAGGGAAACTGCAATCAAGCCGGCACACACCAGCCCCACTCCCAGCAGCTGGGGCCTGTGTGCCGGCTCCTTGAGTAACCAGACCGCCAAGCCCACGCCCAGGGGAATACTCAACTGCCTTAGGGCAACTACATAACTCACATTTTCAGTCATTGTCATCGCCAGCAGTACCAGGCCGTAAGTCGCTCCCATCATGGCACCGGTCAGGGCCCCGACCTTCAAATCCCGAAAACTTTGGATCAATGGCGCAGTGCCACTCTGACCCAAGCACCCCAGAAGCAGCCATACACCACAGGCAAGAAACTGCATCCCCAAATAGCTGTAGGCCAGAACAAGCGCAGGGATAGTGCCTCCCGCAGTATCCCCCAGGTAAATCAGCGCCCCTTTATCTGCCAGTGAATAGCCCACAGTGCCAATGGCTGCGACCAGCGCCCAGGCGCAGTCCGCGCGCCAATAAGCTCTCCAGTGCCACTCGCGGAAATACACCAACGGTACCAGCAGGCAGCCAATTGTCACCAACAGCATTCCCACCCAGGCGAGTGGAGGTAGCGATTGCCCCAACAATACCGTTGCCAGTGCAACCAGCAATACCGGCAATGCTCGAGCAACGGGATAGACCAATCCCATATTGGCTCGCTGGTAGGCGAGGGATAAGCCCCCCATATAAATCATTTGAAAAAAACCACTACCGATAAGGAGGATCCAGAAACTTCGCGGGAGCGAATCAACCTGATATAGCAACCAAAAATTTAGCGGTAAAAGAAAAATTCCAACACTGAGAGTCGCGATACAGAAAAAAGCGGGAGTTGGTGTGCGAGACTTCCCCAGTAAATTCCAACCCGCGTGTAGAAATGCAGAAATTAAAACAAGACTGGCAGCGGTAAACGATATTCCCATAGAGGCCCTCTTCAATTGCGACAGAAAGGCCCCGACAAACCAACCGTAGCCACGAATATGCGCAGTTAAGGCCGCTGGCCAGCAAAGTTTTGCATTCCTTCTTCACTGCCGTAGCATGTCCACCACACTGCAAATCTATCGAGGAGATGTCATGCGCGGCGTATTTCTGGACACTTTGACAATGAAGCTTGAGGAGCTGGATACCTCGGCCCTAACAAATAGTCTAGACCAGTGGGACTTCTATGAAACGACTCCCGCCGAAAAAGTCGCGGAGCGAATCGCCGAGGCCGAGGTGGTAATAACCAATAAAGTCATAATAAGCCGCACATTATTGGAGCAAGCCAGCAAATTAAAAATGATTTGTGTTTGTGCAACCGGTACAAATAACATCGATCTCGCCGCCGCACAGGAATTAAATATTCCGGTGTACAACGTTAAAGGTTATGCGGGGGCTTCTGTACCACAGCACACTCTTGCCCTGATCCTGGCTCTTGCTTCCAAGTGGCACCGCTATCACAACGATGTTTTTGCCGGACGCTGGAGCCAATCTACAATTTTTTGCCTGCTCGATCACCCAGTGGTTGAACTCGCAGGAAAAACACTCGGTATCATT
This DNA window, taken from Microbulbifer sp. VAAF005, encodes the following:
- a CDS encoding P-loop NTPase gives rise to the protein MSDHHHDHDELSQEVQAELERLAECLGQLHDPASGLPLDDLDAEIEVGYEDETVFAGITLGYPCASQEADWLQRVEESCQPLLKAGPLKGSKLQFELFSDIPATPTSGAPETLAKVKNIVAVASGKGGVGKSTTAVNLALALAAEGARVGLLDADIYGPSLPTMLGTEDQRPHVKEQKFFVPVEAHGIETMSLGYLMTEETPAVWRGPMASGALNQILSQTLWGKVGMGLITWLWICPRVPGIFN
- a CDS encoding FAD-binding and (Fe-S)-binding domain-containing protein, with the protein product MIPALREVDEVQALYLQFLQELKDAGFRGDTTPSYASRTVLATDNSIYQVLPQAVVYPRDSRDLQLLAELADREEFHSVVLSPRGGGTGTNGQSLTDGLVVDISRHMNQILEINVEKRWVRVQAGVVKDQLNAALKPHGLFFAPELSTSNRATIGGMINTDASGQGSCVYGKTRDHVLELHTVLLGGEIWHSAPIDDEELAQVSVGDKRSAQVHQVCDSIARTKAELITAKFPKLNRCLTGYDLAHIRDDKGFNLNSVLCGSEGTLGFIAEAKLNLLPIPKCVALVNLKYDHFQEALRDAKDLMLAGPMSIETVDSKVLQLAMEDIVWHSVSEFFPADDRPVKGINLVEYAADSEEELEQALAQFTAHIDEAIGQAGKSFGYSIARGHAEVNRIWAMRKRAVGLLGNAQGEKRPIPFVEDTAVPPENLADFIAEFRTVLDEANLDYGMFGHVDAGVLHVRPAIDMKDPRQAAQIRPITDQVVALTQKYKGLLWGEHGKGVRSEYAPEFFGELYPELQKIKAAFDPRNQLNPGKIATPSDDSQLLKIDEVSTRGERDRQIPAQVWEGYEEGVHCNGNGACFNWNPDDAMCPSYKATRNRIHSPKGRASLMREWLRLLSEKNVDAVSSAQRLRERSFFVGLPKRIINSLAKTRGEYDFNHEVNEAMQGCLACKSCVGQCPIKVDVPEFRSKFLELYYSRYLRPLKDYAVGGLEFLMPHLAKLPQLYNWPLKLKPVSFLMERLFGMVDSPLLSEKTLKATMAELGVPVASAACLESLGPAQRSRAVVIVQDAFTSYFDAQVVADIVRLLKQLDFVPMLAPYRANGKPLHVHGFLRQFQRVAELNSQMLNDLAASGIPLVGIDPSMTLTYRSEYKKLMGDEAPKVHLLQEWLASQREHLEQQRHRIAPANFQLLPHCSEQTNATASVKDWQNVFTALGLELATESLGCCGMAGTYGHEADHKETSRVIFQQSWAPRLNSGENQLATGYSCRCQASRFAGVSLRHPLQGLLAQLDK
- a CDS encoding rhodanese-related sulfurtransferase; amino-acid sequence: MNHFVVCALYKFVTLENFETLRAPLLEVMQENSVRGTLLLAQEGINGTVAGSREGIDAVLAHLKSDERLANLDYKESITQAMPFLRSKVKLKKEIVTMGVEGIDPLRTVGTYVKPKDWNALISDPEVVVVDTRNDYEFQVGTFKNSINPETETFREFPQYVKENMDPTKHKKVAMFCTGGIRCEKSTAYMKEQGFEEVYHLHGGILKYLEEVPAEESLWEGECFVFDERVTVNHNLERGKYDQCNACRMPITEEDQQSPLFEQGVSCPHCHDKVPEADRARFREREKQIQLAKQRGEVHIGQDAREQTVSRREQKREERRRQAEAQQARSQQA
- a CDS encoding P-loop NTPase, which encodes MPPGTGDIQLTLAQKTTLAGAVIVTTPQDLALKDAIKGVEMFRKVSVPVLGIVENMALHTCSKCGHSEPIFGTGGGERIAAEYDTHLLGELPLAQKIRADVDSGQPSVISDPDSEIAGFYCEIARKAAAQIWLNSSDDSDMPEIEIS
- the metG gene encoding methionine--tRNA ligase, which codes for MSDTRNILVTSALPYANGSLHLGHVLEYIQTDIWARFQRARGNNCLYICADDAHGTAIMLKAEQLGLTPEQHIANMQAEHERDFADFLIGVDNYHSTHSEENRELSAMIYRRLSENGHIASRTITQAFDPEKQLFLADRYIKGTCPRCSTPDQYGDNCEACGATYSPTELIDPVSAISGATPIEKESEHFFFTLPAFTEYLREWTRSGTLQDEVANKLAEWLEEGLQEWDISRDAPYFGFEIPDAPGKYFYVWLDAPIGYMASLKNYCDSKGLDWQEYWKKDSDAEVYHFIGKDIVNFHALFWPAMLDSADFRTPNKVCVHGFLTVNGKKMSKSRGTFINARNYLDHLSPEYLRYYFAAKLTGGVDDLDLNLDDFIAKVNSDLVGKVVNIASRTAKFVSKSGGKLAGELADEQLWNQFVEAAPRIAEYYEQREYARAMRDIMALADAANAWIADKAPWSLAKQEGTEAEVLAICSQGVNMFRALITWLAPVLPNTAQKAAEFLNSELDWNSATKPLTDHEIKKFKPLLQRVEKTQVDAVMDAAAESLAQLQAETKAATGPLAEDPIAEEIQFDDFAKVDLRIALIAKAEHVEGAGKLLRLTLDLGGETRQVFAGIKSAYAPEDLEGKHTVMVANLAPRKMRFGVSEGMVLAAGPGGKDLWILEPHEGAKPGMRVM
- a CDS encoding tetratricopeptide repeat protein; protein product: MHKHLSNLLMLFYALLGIAVLLAAISISSNSGKQQLGHHLSQAQHSLALVTEAETYARTGNYADALPLYEKAISSLSDYPDQQQALRYRYGIVLNAFSAQARPDLYPLARAQFESVLNYLDEGAVLPQSTARVRSAMAHTYHQQAATEKEHTQRAHLLRSAYLLYKSAIQGLREQAEWQNLAITYFNLGQVCEWQGNLEEAIIWLEKTVKLDMQHKLPDLQEDSDYLSALRSQVEPILENPETAL
- a CDS encoding EamA family transporter, with translation MGISFTAASLVLISAFLHAGWNLLGKSRTPTPAFFCIATLSVGIFLLPLNFWLLYQVDSLPRSFWILLIGSGFFQMIYMGGLSLAYQRANMGLVYPVARALPVLLVALATVLLGQSLPPLAWVGMLLVTIGCLLVPLVYFREWHWRAYWRADCAWALVAAIGTVGYSLADKGALIYLGDTAGGTIPALVLAYSYLGMQFLACGVWLLLGCLGQSGTAPLIQSFRDLKVGALTGAMMGATYGLVLLAMTMTENVSYVVALRQLSIPLGVGLAVWLLKEPAHRPQLLGVGLVCAGLIAVSLR
- a CDS encoding 3D domain-containing protein, coding for MMKQTLRNTAFFIAALLAIGVSVNASAALKKTMIVDATAYNSVPGQTDSDPWVAAWNNRLRPGDKIIAVSRDLEKHGLTNGAKVKIEGLPGTYTVRDRMNKRFTNRIDVWMEKDIKKARAWGKKKLKIVFEPVK